Genomic segment of Streptomyces longhuiensis:
TCCTGGCCGGGTTGGTGCCGGTGGAGGCGGCCGACGCGTTGTAGATGTCAGGTTCGAGGTAGATCACGCGGGCGATCGGGACGGCCTCGCGGATGCGGGCCTCCGCGGCGTTGATGGCGTTGGCGACCTCGGTGGCCGTGTCGTCGTGCTGGACGGCGATCTTGGCGGCGACGAGGAGTTCCTCGGGGCCGAGGTGGAGGGTGCGCATGTGGATGACGCCGGTGACGGTGTCTCCGTCGACGAGCGCGGTCTCGATCTTCTTGACGTCGTCGACGCCCGCGGCCTCGCCCAGGAGCAGCGACTTGGTCTCGGCGGCCAGCACGATCGCGATGGCGATGAGCAGGATGCCGATGCACAGGGTGCCGATGCCGTCCCAGAGGCCGTCGTCGGTGGCGAGGGCGAGGCCGGTGCCGGCGAGCGCGAGGACGAGACCGATCAGCGCGCCGAAGTCCTCGAGGAGGACGACGGGCAGCTCGGGTGCCTTGGCGCGGCGGATGAACTGGGACCAGCTGAGTTTGCCCCGCAGCTGGTTGGACTCCTTGATGGCGGTGCGGAACGAGAAGCTCTCGGCGATGATCGCGAAGACGAGGACGCCGATCGGCCAGTACCAGTTCTCGAGCGCGTGCGGGTGCTTGATCTTCTCGTAGCCCTCATAGACGGCGAACATGCCGCCGACCGAGAAGAGGACGATGGAGACGAGGAAGGCGTAGATGTAGCGCTCGCGGCCGTAGCCGAAGGGGTGTTGCGGGGTCGCCTCGCGTTGGGCCTTCTTGCCGCCGAGCAGCAGGAGGCCCTGGTTGCCGGAGTCGGCGAGCGAGTGGACGCTCTCGGCGAGCATCGAGGACGAGCCGCTGAAGAGGAACGCCACGAATTTCGCTGCCGCGATCGCGAGGTTGGCGGCGAGTGCCGCCACGATCGCTTTTGTGCCGCCTGAAGCGCTCATGTGTTCCCGATGTCCCTTCGTACGCCGTCCCGGTCCTGGCCCGTACGGATCTGGTCCGCGTACGCCGTCCCGGGCTTTGCCCACCCTTTGCGGTGGGTCATTGTTGCAGCCCGGGACAGCGGGGGCGCGTCAGGCCACCACGGTTGCCCGGAAGAGCGTGCCGACTCCGGACACTTCGGCCTTTTCGCCCGCGGGGACGAATGCCGACTGCCCTGCGGTGAGGGCGAGTTCACCGGCGCGGACGGTGCCCGCGGTGCAGAGCAGGATCTGCGGGGTCCCGGCGGTGACGTCGTGCGGGGCCGCGCCCTCGGGCAGGACGTGGCGGGAGAGGCGGAATTCGTCGATGGGGGTCGCGTAGACCTCTTCGTCGTCGGGGGTCGCCTCGGGGCGAAGGATGCCGGGGTCGGTGGCCTCGAAGCG
This window contains:
- a CDS encoding cation diffusion facilitator family transporter → MSASGGTKAIVAALAANLAIAAAKFVAFLFSGSSSMLAESVHSLADSGNQGLLLLGGKKAQREATPQHPFGYGRERYIYAFLVSIVLFSVGGMFAVYEGYEKIKHPHALENWYWPIGVLVFAIIAESFSFRTAIKESNQLRGKLSWSQFIRRAKAPELPVVLLEDFGALIGLVLALAGTGLALATDDGLWDGIGTLCIGILLIAIAIVLAAETKSLLLGEAAGVDDVKKIETALVDGDTVTGVIHMRTLHLGPEELLVAAKIAVQHDDTATEVANAINAAEARIREAVPIARVIYLEPDIYNASAASTGTNPARTPDSPTSENSAPHSPGPDAG